A stretch of Corallococcus macrosporus DNA encodes these proteins:
- a CDS encoding alpha/beta hydrolase-fold protein yields the protein MRLSRSFRRGLWGLVLLSVLHASTAVAAGDTPIVIGTRTSMTSKVLGEERPLMIHLPDSYEAAPTERHPVLYVLDAETHFVHVASMVEFLARTRHIPEMIVIGVPNTNRDRDLTPPFSKTERVDDGRLLSEVAPTAGHADTFLRFLTEELAPSVEARYRTQPYRILVGHSHGGLFAMHVLTHKPESFNAYVAISPSVHWNSAELVRTAPEALARLSAPSRALYLYEDAEEAPNVANLRALTRELRKRKPANLTWRYDELSGQDDHASLPHIGAYEGLRFLFNGWKVPEELQMTGNLARLEAHYAVLSKRVGYPVVPQERLLNSVGYRHLEGKRLPQAIAAFERNITLHPDSGNAHDSLADALEAAGRLQEALKHRERAVALACEHQDPDLPHYQKHADALRARLATQPAH from the coding sequence ATGCGCCTGTCGCGGTCGTTCCGTCGTGGGTTGTGGGGCCTCGTCCTGCTGTCCGTCCTTCACGCGAGCACAGCCGTCGCGGCCGGGGACACGCCCATCGTCATCGGCACCCGCACCTCGATGACGTCCAAGGTGTTGGGAGAAGAGCGGCCGCTGATGATCCACCTGCCCGACAGCTACGAGGCCGCGCCCACCGAGCGACACCCGGTGCTCTACGTGCTGGACGCGGAGACGCACTTCGTCCACGTCGCCAGCATGGTGGAGTTCCTGGCGCGGACGCGGCACATCCCGGAGATGATCGTCATCGGGGTGCCCAACACGAACCGCGACCGCGACCTCACCCCGCCCTTTTCAAAGACGGAGCGCGTCGACGACGGCCGGCTGCTCTCCGAAGTCGCGCCCACGGCGGGCCATGCGGACACCTTCCTGCGGTTCCTGACCGAGGAACTCGCTCCGTCCGTGGAGGCGCGCTACCGCACGCAGCCCTACCGGATCCTCGTGGGCCACTCCCACGGTGGCCTCTTCGCGATGCACGTCCTCACGCACAAGCCGGAGAGCTTCAACGCCTACGTGGCCATCAGCCCGTCCGTGCACTGGAACTCCGCGGAGCTCGTGCGCACCGCGCCGGAAGCCCTCGCGCGCCTCTCCGCGCCAAGCCGGGCGCTGTATCTGTACGAAGACGCCGAGGAGGCTCCGAACGTCGCCAACCTGCGCGCGCTCACCCGGGAACTGCGCAAGCGAAAGCCCGCGAACCTCACGTGGCGCTACGACGAACTGTCCGGTCAGGACGACCACGCGAGCCTCCCGCACATCGGGGCGTACGAAGGGCTGCGGTTCCTCTTCAACGGCTGGAAGGTCCCAGAGGAGCTCCAGATGACCGGAAACCTGGCGCGCCTGGAAGCGCACTACGCCGTGCTGTCCAAGCGAGTGGGCTACCCGGTGGTGCCACAGGAGCGCCTGCTCAACAGCGTGGGCTATCGCCACCTGGAGGGGAAGCGCCTTCCCCAGGCGATCGCCGCCTTCGAGCGGAACATCACCCTCCATCCCGACTCCGGCAACGCGCACGACAGCCTGGCGGATGCGCTGGAAGCGGCGGGACGCCTCCAGGAGGCCCTGAAGCATCGCGAGCGGGCCGTCGCGCTGGCATGCGAGCACCAGGATCCGGACCTGCCGCACTACCAGAAGCACGCGGATGCACTCCGAGCCCGGCTCGCCACGCAGCCCGCGCACTGA
- the epsC gene encoding serine O-acetyltransferase EpsC: protein MDDPNARLVATLLEARQRHCFPPDVRKAAPEFVAQVLGLLFPHFAERLECNAAAVRRDVTAVEASLQRIQGLLAPHYPVTDAGMSSRFMAKLPDLYEWLQQDARAIFEADPAARSVDEVVLTYPGFYAIAIFRVANALHRLNFPLLPRLLTEYAHQRTGVDIHPGATIGRRFVIDHGTGLVVGETTVIGDNVKLYQGVTLGALMVEKALADKKRHPTIEDDVVVYANATILGGGTVVGRGSIIAGNAWLTQSVPAQSVVTRRSEVRARHGDEGLDVLDYQI from the coding sequence ATGGACGATCCGAACGCCCGATTGGTTGCCACCCTGCTGGAGGCGCGGCAGCGCCACTGCTTCCCCCCGGACGTGCGCAAGGCGGCGCCCGAGTTCGTCGCGCAGGTGCTGGGGCTGCTCTTCCCCCACTTCGCGGAGCGGCTGGAGTGCAACGCCGCCGCGGTGCGCCGGGACGTCACCGCCGTGGAGGCCAGCCTCCAGCGCATCCAGGGGCTGCTCGCGCCGCACTACCCCGTCACGGACGCGGGCATGTCCTCGCGCTTCATGGCGAAGCTGCCGGACCTCTATGAGTGGCTGCAGCAGGACGCTCGCGCCATCTTCGAGGCGGACCCCGCCGCTCGCAGCGTGGACGAGGTCGTCCTCACCTACCCGGGCTTCTACGCCATCGCCATCTTCCGCGTGGCGAACGCGCTGCACCGGCTGAACTTCCCCCTGCTGCCGCGCCTGCTCACCGAGTACGCCCACCAGCGCACCGGCGTGGACATCCACCCGGGCGCCACCATCGGCCGTAGGTTCGTCATCGACCACGGCACGGGCCTGGTCGTCGGTGAGACGACGGTCATTGGCGACAACGTGAAGCTCTACCAGGGCGTCACGCTGGGCGCGCTCATGGTGGAGAAGGCCCTGGCGGACAAGAAGCGCCACCCGACCATCGAGGACGACGTGGTGGTGTACGCGAACGCCACCATCCTTGGAGGCGGGACGGTGGTGGGCAGGGGCAGCATCATCGCCGGCAACGCGTGGCTCACGCAGAGCGTGCCCGCGCAGTCCGTCGTCACCCGCCGCAGCGAGGTGCGCGCGCGCCACGGCGACGAGGGCCTGGACGTCCTCGACTACCAGATTTGA
- the cysK gene encoding cysteine synthase A, whose protein sequence is MKVDNILQTIGNTPHVRINRLYPSRVTVHLKLERANPGGSIKDRIGLAMIEDAEKKGLLKEGSVIIEPTSGNTGIGLAMVAAVKGYKLILVMPESMSIERRRVLAAYGAQFDLTERAKGMKGAIARAQELVAQTPNAWMPQQFENESNIEIHKRTTAQEILNDFPEGLDYLITGVGTGGHITACGEVLKAKWPKLKVLAVEPLKSPVISGGPPGPHPIQGLGAGFIPKNLHTAILDGTVQVDEKDAYEFTRRAAREEGIFVGVSSGAALSAVNQKLAEMPDGSRVLAFCYDTGERYLSVENLFPAQ, encoded by the coding sequence ATGAAGGTCGACAACATCCTGCAGACCATTGGCAACACGCCGCACGTGCGCATCAACCGGCTGTATCCGTCTCGCGTGACGGTGCACCTGAAGCTGGAGCGCGCCAACCCGGGCGGCAGCATCAAGGACCGCATCGGCCTGGCGATGATTGAAGACGCGGAGAAGAAGGGCCTCCTCAAGGAGGGCAGCGTCATCATCGAGCCGACCAGCGGCAACACCGGCATCGGCCTGGCCATGGTGGCCGCTGTGAAGGGCTACAAGCTCATCCTCGTGATGCCGGAGTCCATGAGCATCGAGCGCCGCCGCGTGCTGGCCGCCTACGGCGCCCAGTTCGACCTGACCGAGCGCGCCAAGGGCATGAAGGGCGCCATCGCTCGCGCCCAGGAGCTGGTCGCGCAGACGCCCAACGCGTGGATGCCGCAGCAGTTCGAGAACGAGTCCAACATCGAGATCCACAAGCGCACGACCGCGCAGGAAATCCTGAACGACTTCCCGGAGGGCCTGGACTACCTCATCACGGGCGTGGGCACCGGCGGCCACATCACCGCGTGCGGCGAGGTGCTCAAGGCGAAGTGGCCCAAGCTGAAGGTGCTCGCGGTGGAGCCGCTGAAGTCCCCCGTCATCAGCGGCGGCCCGCCGGGCCCGCACCCCATCCAGGGCCTGGGCGCGGGCTTCATCCCGAAGAACCTGCACACGGCCATCCTCGACGGCACCGTGCAGGTGGATGAGAAGGACGCCTACGAGTTCACCCGCCGCGCCGCGCGCGAGGAGGGCATCTTCGTGGGCGTGTCCTCCGGCGCCGCGCTGTCCGCGGTGAACCAGAAGCTGGCGGAGATGCCGGACGGCAGCCGTGTGCTCGCCTTCTGCTACGACACCGGCGAGCGCTACCTCTCCGTGGAGAACCTCTTCCCCGCGCAGTAG
- a CDS encoding AMP-binding protein — MTTALSYAHGTSTTPLLGETIGQNLRRTVERFGDREALVVASQNYRVTWRQFWDATTAVAKGLLALGIQKGDRVGLWSPNRFEWTVSQYALARTGAILVNLNPAYRTSELEYALNQAGVSVLLLAKGFRQTDYTQMLAEVRPRCSGLREALVMDSDWDRLVKGGASIGDDVLEARESSLQFDDPINIQYTSGTTGFPKGATLSHHNVLNNGFFVGEMLRYGPEDRVCIPVPFYHCFGMVMGNLACTSHGSAMVIPGEAFDPLAVLQTVQAERCTSLYGVPTMFIAELDHPRFGEFDLKSLRTGIMAGSPCPVEVMKQVQSRMHMEEVTICYGMTETSPVSTQNPLDDTLEKRVATVGRVHPHLEVQVVDPDTGAVVPLGQPGELCTRGYSVMLGYWNNAEATAAAIDRAGWMHTGDLATMDAEGYVKIVGRIKDMIIRGGENVYPREVEEFLHTHPEVSEAQVIGVPSVKYGEEVMAWVRLKSGAALTAEALTAFCTGRISTFKIPRHWKFVDSFPMTVTGKVQKFRMREVSIAELGLGDVAAIKTA, encoded by the coding sequence ATGACGACCGCCCTGTCCTATGCCCATGGCACCAGCACCACCCCGCTGCTGGGGGAGACCATTGGCCAGAACCTGCGCCGCACCGTCGAACGCTTCGGCGACCGTGAGGCGCTGGTGGTGGCCTCGCAGAACTACCGCGTCACCTGGCGGCAGTTCTGGGATGCGACGACGGCGGTGGCCAAGGGGCTGCTCGCGCTGGGCATCCAGAAGGGCGACCGGGTGGGGCTCTGGTCCCCCAATCGCTTCGAGTGGACCGTGTCGCAGTACGCGCTCGCGCGCACGGGCGCCATCCTCGTCAACCTGAACCCCGCCTACCGCACGTCGGAGCTGGAGTACGCGCTCAACCAGGCGGGCGTGAGCGTGCTGCTCCTTGCGAAGGGCTTCCGGCAGACGGACTACACGCAGATGCTGGCGGAGGTGCGGCCCCGGTGCTCGGGACTGCGCGAGGCGCTGGTGATGGACTCGGACTGGGACCGGCTGGTGAAGGGCGGCGCGAGCATTGGCGACGACGTGCTGGAGGCTCGCGAGTCGTCGCTCCAGTTCGATGACCCCATCAACATCCAGTACACGTCCGGCACCACGGGGTTCCCGAAGGGCGCGACGCTGTCGCACCACAACGTCCTCAACAACGGCTTCTTCGTGGGCGAGATGCTGCGCTACGGGCCGGAGGACCGCGTGTGCATCCCGGTGCCGTTCTACCACTGCTTCGGCATGGTGATGGGCAACCTGGCCTGCACGTCGCACGGCTCGGCCATGGTGATTCCGGGCGAGGCGTTCGACCCGCTGGCGGTGCTCCAGACGGTGCAGGCCGAGCGCTGTACATCCCTCTACGGTGTGCCCACCATGTTCATCGCGGAGCTGGACCACCCGCGCTTCGGCGAGTTCGACCTGAAGTCGCTGCGCACCGGCATCATGGCGGGCTCGCCGTGTCCGGTGGAGGTGATGAAGCAGGTGCAATCGCGGATGCACATGGAGGAGGTCACCATCTGCTACGGCATGACGGAGACGTCCCCCGTGTCCACGCAGAACCCCCTGGACGACACGCTGGAGAAGCGCGTGGCCACGGTGGGCCGCGTGCATCCGCACCTGGAGGTGCAGGTGGTGGACCCCGACACGGGCGCGGTGGTGCCGCTGGGACAGCCTGGAGAGCTGTGCACGCGCGGCTACAGCGTGATGCTCGGCTACTGGAACAACGCGGAGGCCACGGCGGCGGCCATCGACCGGGCCGGGTGGATGCACACCGGCGACCTGGCGACCATGGACGCGGAGGGCTACGTCAAGATCGTCGGCCGCATCAAGGACATGATCATCCGGGGCGGGGAGAACGTGTACCCACGCGAGGTGGAGGAGTTCCTCCACACGCACCCGGAGGTCTCCGAGGCACAGGTCATCGGTGTGCCCAGCGTGAAGTACGGCGAGGAGGTGATGGCGTGGGTGCGCCTGAAGTCCGGCGCCGCGCTCACCGCGGAGGCGCTGACGGCGTTCTGCACCGGCCGCATCTCCACCTTCAAGATTCCCCGCCACTGGAAGTTCGTGGACAGCTTCCCGATGACGGTCACCGGCAAGGTGCAGAAGTTCCGCATGCGCGAGGTCTCCATCGCCGAGCTGGGGCTCGGCGACGTGGCCGCCATCAAGACCGCCTGA
- a CDS encoding TfoX/Sxy family protein has product MPRMDSFVEYTLELLEPLGAVQARSMFGGWGLYYGGRMFGLIIQGQLYLKTDDVTRADFEAEGCRPFIYQSRGKELPMSYWTPPADAEDDGRRLLPWARRAVDASNRAAMKKAAKKAPAAKKAPAAKKAAAKKKPARVRRS; this is encoded by the coding sequence ATGCCCCGCATGGACAGCTTCGTGGAGTACACGTTGGAGTTGCTGGAGCCGCTCGGCGCGGTGCAGGCCCGCTCGATGTTCGGCGGCTGGGGTCTGTACTACGGGGGCCGGATGTTCGGCCTCATCATCCAGGGCCAGCTCTACCTGAAGACGGACGACGTCACCCGCGCCGACTTCGAGGCCGAGGGCTGCCGGCCCTTCATCTACCAGAGCCGCGGCAAGGAGCTGCCGATGAGCTACTGGACGCCCCCCGCCGACGCGGAGGACGACGGCCGCCGGCTGCTGCCCTGGGCCCGCCGCGCCGTGGACGCGTCCAACCGCGCCGCGATGAAGAAGGCCGCGAAGAAGGCACCGGCGGCGAAGAAGGCACCTGCGGCGAAGAAGGCCGCCGCGAAGAAGAAGCCGGCGCGCGTCAGGCGGTCTTGA
- a CDS encoding Fpg/Nei family DNA glycosylase yields MPEGHSIHRVARVHRRWLMGRRFTADSPQGRPEVAHGLSGRVLLGVDAHGKHLFHTFEGDVRLHIHLGLFGRIRHFRGDAPEPSTACRLRLTSEGATLHLSGPSACELLSLEEEAALRARLGEDPLREDASPDRAYARLTRGRVPLAQALLDQGRIAGVGNIVRAEALFVARLPPLMPACELARDAFNGLWGAMRALLQDGVRDGLIVTPGAPPLPSPGRKRAERFCVYSRAGLPCPRCGGQVTGQPLAARTLYFCAACQGVDRVRGPRRKPAAAHAS; encoded by the coding sequence ATGCCTGAGGGTCACAGCATCCACCGGGTTGCCCGGGTCCACCGCCGCTGGCTGATGGGGCGGCGTTTCACGGCGGACTCACCGCAGGGCCGGCCGGAGGTGGCGCACGGGTTGTCCGGGCGGGTGCTGCTGGGCGTGGATGCGCACGGCAAGCACCTGTTCCACACGTTCGAAGGGGACGTGCGGCTGCACATCCACCTGGGCCTCTTCGGACGCATCCGCCACTTCCGGGGGGACGCACCCGAGCCGTCCACGGCATGCCGGCTGCGGCTGACGTCGGAAGGCGCGACGCTGCACCTGTCCGGACCGTCCGCCTGCGAGCTGCTGTCGCTGGAGGAGGAGGCCGCGTTGCGCGCGAGGCTGGGGGAGGATCCGCTGCGCGAGGATGCGTCACCGGACCGGGCGTACGCGCGGCTGACGCGGGGGCGCGTGCCGCTGGCGCAGGCGCTGCTGGACCAGGGGCGCATCGCGGGAGTGGGGAACATCGTGCGGGCGGAGGCGCTGTTCGTCGCGCGCCTGCCGCCGCTGATGCCCGCGTGCGAGCTGGCGCGGGATGCGTTCAACGGCCTGTGGGGCGCGATGCGGGCGCTGTTGCAGGACGGCGTACGTGACGGGCTCATCGTCACCCCGGGAGCACCGCCGCTGCCGTCACCCGGACGCAAGCGGGCGGAGCGCTTCTGCGTGTACAGCCGCGCGGGCCTGCCGTGTCCGCGTTGCGGAGGACAGGTGACGGGGCAACCACTGGCGGCGCGCACGCTCTACTTCTGCGCCGCGTGCCAGGGAGTGGACCGCGTGAGGGGGCCCCGCCGGAAGCCGGCCGCAGCCCACGCGTCCTGA
- a CDS encoding aminotransferase class V-fold PLP-dependent enzyme — translation MPAPFESYRAEFPVLKEQLYLNHAGVAPTSLRAAAAVKAWMDDVVNHGVLNERSWEAHSEKVRGLAARIIGASPEEVAFVRNTSHGLGLVAEGLDWRPGDEVAVATSIEYPSNVYPWQHLKARGVEVREIPAPDGGVTLEAVASVLTPRTRLVAVSSVQFATGHRTDLDALGELCERSGVLLCVDGIQSVGCIPVDVKKSRAHFLSADSHKWMLGISGIGFLYVAKDVLPRVRPALVGWRSTTDAWNFNRSHFELRPDAAKFEEGSAAYPGIYALGAALELLLEVGPDAIGARIGELLGRLDSGLRDLGCDVGPSPKDRAGILTFLPPGANVRALSAYLSEQKVSHSVRRGRIRLSPHFYNTHEEMDRLVDLVRAYRPG, via the coding sequence ATGCCCGCCCCGTTCGAGTCCTACCGCGCCGAGTTCCCCGTCCTGAAGGAACAGCTCTACCTCAACCACGCTGGGGTCGCGCCCACCAGCCTGCGCGCCGCCGCCGCCGTGAAGGCGTGGATGGACGACGTGGTGAACCACGGCGTCCTGAATGAGCGGAGCTGGGAGGCCCACAGCGAGAAGGTGCGCGGGCTCGCCGCGCGCATCATCGGTGCCTCGCCGGAGGAGGTGGCCTTCGTGCGCAACACCAGCCACGGCCTGGGGCTGGTGGCGGAAGGGCTGGACTGGCGCCCCGGGGATGAAGTCGCCGTCGCGACGAGCATCGAGTACCCCTCCAACGTCTACCCGTGGCAGCACCTGAAGGCCCGGGGCGTGGAGGTCCGCGAGATTCCCGCGCCGGACGGCGGCGTGACGCTGGAGGCCGTCGCATCCGTGCTCACTCCGCGCACGCGGCTGGTGGCGGTGTCTTCGGTGCAGTTCGCCACCGGCCACCGCACGGACCTGGACGCGCTGGGCGAGCTGTGTGAGCGCTCCGGTGTGCTGCTCTGCGTGGACGGCATCCAGAGCGTGGGCTGCATCCCGGTGGACGTGAAGAAGAGCCGCGCGCACTTCCTCAGCGCGGACAGCCACAAGTGGATGCTGGGCATCTCCGGCATCGGCTTCCTGTACGTGGCGAAGGACGTGCTGCCGCGCGTGCGCCCCGCGCTGGTGGGCTGGCGCAGCACCACCGACGCGTGGAACTTCAACCGCTCACACTTCGAGCTGCGCCCGGACGCGGCGAAGTTCGAGGAGGGCAGCGCCGCGTACCCCGGCATCTACGCCCTGGGCGCCGCGCTGGAGCTGCTGCTGGAGGTGGGCCCGGACGCCATCGGCGCGCGGATTGGCGAGCTGCTGGGCCGGTTGGACTCAGGCCTGCGCGACCTGGGCTGCGACGTGGGGCCCTCGCCGAAGGACCGCGCGGGCATCCTCACCTTCCTGCCGCCCGGCGCGAACGTCCGCGCGCTCAGCGCGTACCTGTCGGAGCAGAAGGTGTCCCACTCCGTCCGGCGCGGGCGCATCCGCCTGTCGCCGCACTTCTACAACACGCACGAGGAGATGGACCGGCTGGTGGACCTGGTGCGCGCGTACCGGCCCGGGTGA
- a CDS encoding MFS transporter: protein MDGSGVTVEAGSRMRPGGARRVATGAVLLALVVSAFEGTVVTSAMPTITRELGGDALYSWVFSAFLFASTVGVLVSGKLADRLGRKPVFFAGMGLFLLGSALCGLATSVPALVGFRVMQGLGAGALQPTTLTISADLYTLRERAAIQGLFTGAWGAANALGPLIGGWLVMHASWRWVFLVNLPVGVLSALLLHLSYRDPPRHEGTTLETWGPVLAGSTVALLLFALEPGAAQARGVCALGAVVGITLFVWQQKRTSAPLLPGVLVRDRTVVSGIAGGLFAGALLYTMSAWVPLWMTEQGGHSPIGAGLALVPMLLGWSVGSTFGVKVLVRGGMRASVGLGFTLAATGAALLSVAALRGWGIPATFAALALVGMGVGPAASSSLLGPQSRAPWQYRGIVTSTLYSMRLLGGSLAVAALSLARGHFATQFAIAAGLTAVAALGMAVAGPGLEGNVPREG, encoded by the coding sequence ATGGATGGAAGCGGTGTGACGGTGGAAGCGGGCAGCCGGATGCGGCCGGGTGGGGCGCGGCGGGTGGCCACGGGGGCGGTGCTGCTGGCCCTGGTGGTCAGCGCCTTCGAGGGCACGGTGGTGACGAGCGCCATGCCCACCATCACCCGGGAGCTGGGCGGAGACGCGCTCTACTCGTGGGTGTTCTCCGCGTTCCTCTTCGCCTCGACGGTGGGCGTGCTGGTGAGCGGAAAGCTGGCGGACCGGCTGGGGCGCAAGCCGGTGTTCTTCGCGGGGATGGGGCTGTTCCTGCTGGGGTCCGCGCTGTGCGGCCTGGCCACGTCGGTGCCGGCGCTGGTGGGCTTCCGGGTGATGCAGGGGCTGGGCGCGGGGGCGTTGCAGCCCACGACGCTGACCATCAGCGCGGACCTCTACACGCTGCGCGAGCGGGCGGCCATCCAGGGCCTCTTCACCGGCGCGTGGGGCGCGGCGAACGCGCTGGGCCCGCTGATTGGCGGCTGGCTGGTGATGCACGCGTCGTGGCGGTGGGTGTTCCTGGTGAACCTGCCCGTGGGCGTGCTGTCCGCGCTGCTGTTGCACCTGTCCTACCGCGACCCGCCCCGGCACGAGGGGACGACGCTGGAGACCTGGGGGCCGGTGCTGGCGGGGAGCACGGTGGCGCTGCTGCTCTTCGCACTGGAGCCGGGCGCGGCGCAGGCGCGGGGCGTGTGCGCGCTGGGCGCGGTGGTGGGGATAACGTTGTTCGTGTGGCAGCAGAAGCGGACGTCCGCGCCGCTGCTGCCGGGTGTGCTGGTGCGGGACCGGACGGTGGTGAGCGGCATCGCGGGCGGGCTGTTCGCGGGCGCGCTGCTGTACACGATGTCCGCGTGGGTGCCGCTGTGGATGACGGAGCAGGGTGGGCATTCGCCCATCGGCGCGGGGCTGGCGCTGGTGCCGATGCTGCTGGGTTGGTCCGTGGGGTCCACCTTCGGCGTGAAGGTGCTGGTGCGCGGCGGGATGCGCGCGAGCGTGGGGCTGGGGTTCACGCTCGCTGCGACGGGCGCGGCGCTGCTGTCGGTGGCGGCGCTGCGAGGCTGGGGGATTCCCGCCACGTTCGCGGCGCTGGCGCTGGTGGGCATGGGCGTGGGCCCGGCGGCGAGCAGCTCGCTGCTGGGGCCGCAGTCCCGGGCGCCGTGGCAGTACCGGGGCATCGTGACGAGCACACTCTATTCGATGCGCCTGCTGGGCGGCTCCCTGGCGGTGGCGGCGCTGTCGCTGGCGCGAGGCCACTTCGCCACGCAGTTCGCCATCGCCGCGGGGCTCACGGCGGTGGCCGCGCTGGGCATGGCGGTGGCGGGGCCCGGCCTGGAGGGCAACGTCCCTCGCGAGGGGTGA
- a CDS encoding TetR/AcrR family transcriptional regulator produces MPSPRRGKTPPPPTAPEPDARARLITAGQRVLGERGYDAATVKEVAREAGVNQGLVHYYFGSKDALLLAVTQEASRQYLSELERLRAQTPAEELAETAFAWGEKLATDAPGTCRLRYELFALGLRNRDLTPAVAQLLGQGDEEIARTVAHVRTGHDSAPTAEDLHYAVIIKACVDGLALHHQLDKSFDPLPVYALLRRIILASVGPPTPPRASTRKPKAQGRRAKPSPRTRKTPGPRRR; encoded by the coding sequence ATGCCTTCCCCCCGCCGTGGCAAGACGCCGCCTCCCCCAACCGCCCCGGAGCCTGACGCCCGTGCGCGCCTCATCACCGCTGGCCAGCGAGTGTTGGGGGAGCGGGGCTACGACGCCGCGACGGTGAAGGAGGTGGCGCGCGAGGCGGGGGTGAACCAGGGGCTGGTGCACTACTACTTCGGCAGCAAGGACGCGCTGCTGCTGGCCGTGACGCAGGAAGCGAGCCGGCAGTACCTGTCGGAGCTGGAGCGGCTGCGCGCGCAGACGCCGGCGGAGGAGCTGGCGGAGACGGCCTTCGCCTGGGGCGAGAAGCTGGCGACGGACGCGCCCGGGACGTGCCGGCTGCGCTACGAGCTGTTCGCGCTGGGCCTGCGCAACCGGGACCTGACGCCCGCGGTGGCGCAGCTGCTGGGCCAGGGGGACGAGGAGATCGCCCGCACCGTGGCGCACGTGCGCACGGGTCACGACTCGGCGCCCACCGCGGAGGACCTGCACTACGCGGTCATCATCAAGGCGTGCGTGGACGGGCTCGCGCTGCACCACCAGTTGGACAAGAGCTTCGATCCGCTGCCCGTGTACGCGCTCCTGCGGCGGATCATCCTCGCGAGCGTCGGGCCGCCCACCCCGCCCCGAGCGTCCACGCGCAAGCCGAAGGCCCAGGGCCGGCGCGCGAAGCCGTCACCGCGCACGCGGAAGACGCCGGGTCCGCGACGTCGCTGA
- a CDS encoding LysR family transcriptional regulator, with translation MTSEQLRAFLQVAREGRVSTAAKGLGLSQSGLSRQLQALEAEVGARLLVRTPSGAVLTDAGERFLPHATRALEAMASGRAELERLAGTPRGPVVLGVLPTVGAFLAPDLMAAFVPAHPEVRPRLVQDHAPVLEEGVARGTLDLAILTMPVRRVDLVAQRLWDEPLVLAVPRGHRLTRLGRPVAIQELTEETWVRIPNMVGTRAVEAACEARGVTPKVALETDTAEALGRMVERGLGLALVPRLMAKDAPAHGFDVVALVRGSPRRQVALVHRGQGSLTAAARVLKDAITDLVKQQVTR, from the coding sequence ATGACCTCCGAACAGCTCCGAGCCTTCCTGCAGGTCGCCCGCGAGGGGCGCGTCTCCACCGCCGCGAAGGGCCTGGGCCTCTCCCAGTCCGGCCTGTCCCGGCAGCTCCAGGCGCTGGAGGCGGAGGTGGGTGCCCGCCTCCTGGTGCGCACGCCCTCCGGTGCCGTCCTCACCGACGCGGGGGAGCGCTTCCTCCCGCACGCCACCCGCGCACTGGAGGCCATGGCGTCGGGCCGGGCGGAGCTGGAGCGCCTGGCCGGCACACCTCGAGGTCCCGTGGTGCTGGGCGTCCTGCCCACGGTGGGCGCCTTCCTCGCTCCAGACCTGATGGCCGCCTTCGTCCCCGCCCACCCGGAGGTGCGGCCCCGGCTGGTCCAGGACCACGCGCCCGTGCTGGAGGAAGGCGTGGCACGGGGCACGCTCGACCTGGCCATCCTCACGATGCCCGTGCGCCGGGTGGACCTGGTCGCGCAGCGGCTGTGGGACGAGCCCCTGGTGCTCGCGGTGCCCCGGGGTCACCGGCTGACGCGGCTGGGGCGGCCGGTGGCCATCCAGGAGCTGACGGAGGAGACCTGGGTCCGCATCCCCAACATGGTCGGAACCCGAGCGGTGGAAGCGGCGTGCGAGGCGCGCGGCGTGACGCCGAAGGTGGCGCTGGAGACGGACACCGCCGAAGCGCTGGGGCGCATGGTGGAGCGCGGGCTGGGCCTGGCGCTCGTGCCCCGCCTCATGGCGAAGGACGCTCCCGCCCACGGCTTCGACGTGGTGGCGCTCGTCCGGGGCAGTCCGCGCAGACAGGTGGCGCTCGTGCATCGCGGGCAGGGCTCGCTCACCGCCGCGGCGCGCGTGCTCAAGGACGCCATCACGGACCTGGTGAAACAACAGGTGACCCGCTGA